The Sylvia atricapilla isolate bSylAtr1 chromosome 12, bSylAtr1.pri, whole genome shotgun sequence genome has a segment encoding these proteins:
- the LOC136366469 gene encoding arylamine N-acetyltransferase, pineal gland isozyme NAT-10: MNLEEYFARTGYKGSTEKQDLETLTNIFQHHIRAVPFENLSIHCGEKITLELEHVYNKIVRRKRGGWCMENNQLLGWVLKGLGYDTSFLGAYVFNPHQNAYATLMTHLVVKVVIDGKAYVVDGGFGVSYQMWQPMELVSGKEQPQAPGVFRFTEKNGVWYLEKMRRKQYIPNQSFSNSDLLEKKECRKVYMFSLEPRTVEDFRFQCTYLQTSPDSLFTKKSICALQTTDGFRALIGWTLTETTYNYKENMDLVEFVTLEDEEVEKTLKEKFNITLERKLVPINVKGSYTI, encoded by the coding sequence ATGAACCTTGAAGAGTATTTTGCAAGAACTGGCTACAAAGGCTCCACTGAAAAACAAGACTTGGAAACTTTAACCAATATATTCCAGCACCACATCCGTGCCGTTCCCTTCGAAAACCTCAGCATCCACTGCGGggagaaaattactttggagTTGGAGCATGTTTACAACAAGATTGTGAGGAGGAAGCGGGGTGGCTGGTGCATGGAAAACAaccagctgctgggctgggtgctGAAGGGGCTGGGGTACGACACCAGCTTTCTGGGAGCCTACGTGTTCAACCCCCACCAGAACGCCTACGCCACTCTGATGACCCACCTCGTGGTGAAGGTCGTCATCGACGGCAAAGCCTACGTGGTTGATGGAGGCTTCGGGGTGTCCTACCAGATGTGGCAGCCCATGGAGCTTGTGTCAGGgaaagagcagccccaggctcccGGCGTCTTCCGCTTCACGGAAAAAAACGGCGTCTGGTACCTGGAGAAGATGAGGCGGAAACAATACATCCCCAATCAGAGCTTCTCCAACTCCGATCTGCTGGAGAAGAAAGAGTGTAGGAAAGTTTATATGTTCAGCCTTGAGCCACGGACAGTGGAAGATTTCCGTTTCCAGTGCACATACCTGCAGACCTCTCCAGATTCCCTCTTCACAAAGAAGTCCATCTGCGCCCTCCAGACCACCGACGGATTCCGAGCGCTAATTGGGTGGACGCTCACTGAGACCACGTACAACTACAAGGAAAACATGGATCTGGTGGAATTTGTAACTCTTGAAGATGAAGaggtggaaaaaaccctcaaagagAAATTCAACATCACCCTAGAGAGAAAACTTGTCCCCATTAATGTTAAAGGATCTTACACAATCTAG